TGGAAGAGCTGGATCAATATTGGGATGAAGCGAAAAAGATGAATATCGAATAAGGGGGAAATGTAAAATGGTTTCGATGAGATTAGATAAATTCTTAAAAGTATCCAGGCTGATCAAAAGACGGACACTGGCAAAGGAAATAGCTGACCAGGGACGCATTTCAATCAACGGTTTACAGGCCAAAGCGAGCTCGAATGTAAAGGTCGGTGACGAGTTAAGCGTAAGGTTTGGCCAAAAGATTATGAGGGTAAAAATAGAGAGGCTTTTGGAAACAACGAAAAAAGAAGAAGCGAGCGGGCTTTATTCCGTCCTCTCAGAAGAACGGGTTCAGGAAGAAACAGAATGAGGTTCCACAGCCCTTTAATATAGTTCTATTTTTCTCCCCGGCACATAAACATAGTTACAAAGCTTGTACTATGGGAATGTGAGGGATGGATATGAATCAATATTATGAAGGAAGCAAAGATAAACCGACTTTTCAGGAACATGACGTCATGATGAGGGGCCGGAAGCTCCTCGACATCACAGGTGTGAAACAGGTGGAAAGCTTCGATAATGAGGAGTTCCTTCTTGAAACAGTGATGGGATTCCTCTCTGTCAGGGGACAGAATCTCCAAATGAAAAACCTGGATGTGGATAAAGGGATCGTTTCCATTAAAGGAAAGGTGTTTGATCTCGTTTATCTGGATGAACAAAATGGGGAAAAAGCTAAAGGGTTCTTTAGCAAGCTGTTTCGATGACCCTGTCTGTCCAGTTCTATACCATGCTTTCCATGATCGGTATGGGCGCATTGTTTGGGGCTTCGCTTGACACCTATTCACGGTTTTTGAACCGGTCTGAGAGAAAGCGATGGCTTGTATTCGTAAATGATATCCTCTTTTGGATCCTTCAAGCCCTTTCCATCTTTTATATTTTATTCGTCGTGAATTTTGGGGAGATCCGCTTTTATATATTCCTTGCCCTGCTTTGCGGCTTTGCCGGGTATCAGGCGTTGATCAAGCAATACTACCTGTCCTTTTTGGGGCGGGTCATCCAGTTTTTTATCTCTCTTTACAATTTCGGTGTAAAAATGGTAAAGAATTTGGTCTATTCGCCGATAAAATGGATGGTCGTCCTTCTTATTACACTCGTCCTTTCGGTTGGAAAAGGGCTTTTATCCGTCATATTATTCATTTTGAGGGTCATCCTCAAGGTCGGTCAATGGGCGATAAAGCTCGTAACGGCTCCAATATGGTGGATATTGAAAGGCATTTGGAATTTATTGCCGAAAAATCTTACAAAAAGAGTCGAGAAGTTATATAATAGAATGGCAGGAATTTATCAAGATGTTATCAAAAAAGTATATAGAGTGGTAAAAAGGTTCAACAAAAAGCCGAAAGACTGAGCCTCCTGCCGCTCCATATTGTAAAGGGGGTTTTGGAATGAGAAAAAACGTAACATCAATGGAAAATGAATATGTCCGTCACCAGGAGCATATGCATAAATCTTCTTCTAAGAGAAAAAAGCGTTTGGTCCGTCGATTAGCAGTTTTCTTTGTTTTAGTTGTGGCAATTTGTGGATTTTTAATCTCGACCCTCATTTCCAGAGCCCAAGTGTTAGAAGCGAAACAAACGGAAAAAGTACAATTGGAAAAAAAGCTGGAACATTTAAAAGACAAGCAATCCGCTCTCGAAGAGGAGATTGTAAAGCTTAATGATGATGAATATATTGCCAAATTGGCGCGCCGGGATTACTTTTTATCGAATGAGGGAGAAATTATTTTCAACATTCCTGAAAGCGATAAAGAGAAAGAAGAAGAGGTGTCTTATTGACACTCTTTTTTTTAATTGGCTATAATATATAATAGGTTTATCTTTTATATTTTTAAGGAGGAGCATTTCTTTTATGTCAATCGAAGTAGGCAGCAAGTTACAGGGTAAGGTTACAGGTATCACAAATTTTGGTGCGTTCGTGGAATTAGCGGAAGGATCAACAGGTTTAGTTCACATTAGTGAGGTTGCAGACAACTATGTTAAGGATATTAACGAACACCTTAAAGTTGGCGACGAAGTAACGGTAAAGGTAATTAATGTTGAGAAAGATGGAAAGATCGGTTTATCCATCCGTAAAGCGAAAGAGCAACCACAACGCCCACAGCGCCCACAGCGTCCTCAACGCCCGCGTAATAACACGAAACCAAATGACACACGCACTAAAGAGAGTTTCGAACAAAAGATGGCACGTTTCTTGAAGGACAGTGAAGATCGTTTATCATCTTTGAAGAAAAACACTGAGTCTCGTCGTGGTGGAAAAGGCGCGAAAAAAGGTTAACTTGCTGTCTATTAACCCATATAGCAGGTTGTGAACGAAAACCAGGCACACTCATCGTCATGAGTGTGTCTGGTTTTTTATTATCTCACCCTCCCAGGAAAGTTTGGATGATACGGAGGGATTTCTCCGGTCTTTATCGAATACATAAGCATTATCAACAGTATGGGGGCAGTGCTTATGAAAAAAGAGCAGATCATCGATCATCATGAATCATTTAAAATGTGGCTGAATGAGTTGAACTTGGTAAATGAAGAAGATTGGTATCAGGCGATGGAAGAGGATAAATGGTCGGTGGCTGCAAATGTCGCTCATATCATTAAATGGGATCAATATTCCTTGAAGGAGATTCTGCCCCATGCGTCAGAAGGAGCTGAGCTGTCGCCGTTTCCTGATTTTCAGCTTTTCAATGGAGAAGCAGAATCATATGCCCACCATGTCGCAGGGCAAGCAGATTTGATCCAGGAAGGTGTCGAAGCCAGGGACAAGCTGATCGATTATATCAACTCGCTGTCGGAAGAAGATTTTCACCGGTCGTTTAAAGTAGGGGATCAAAGTTTTACGCTTGAAGAGTATTTCGAAGACTTCATCGGTCACGATAAGCATCATCAGGAACAGATCGAGCAGGTCGTCTCTGTCGAAAAGGCGTGATGACGTGCCTGTTTGAAAACAATATAAAAATGAAAGGCTCTTTTCGCAAAGATTGTTGCTATTATTAGAAGTTAATGTGAGCATCTTAGGTAATTTGAGACTGTGGAATGAAAAAATTGTCATAGCGTTTATCACTACTATTCAGAAGATGAATAAGCAGTTTATCCAATGAATTTTTGGTTTTTATCTTCGATGGTTGATTGGAGCGGAAGATGCTCGACTCCTGCGGGAACCGCTGGACAGGTGAGACCCCGCAGGACGAAGTCCGAGGAGGCTCACCGCCAGCCCCGCGGAAAGCGAGCATCTCTCGCTGCAATCAACCGCATCTCGCTTGTTTAAAAGCCACAATGATTACGAAAACAGCCCAATAAAAAAAAGACTATCACCAAGGATAGTCTTTTTTTTATTATGACCCGTACGGGATTCGAACCCGTGTTACCGCCGTGAAAGGGCGGTGTCTTAACCGCTTGACCAACGGGCCTTGAAAATATGGTAGCGGCGGAGGGGATCGAACCCCCGACCTCACGGGTATGAACCGTACGCTCTAGCCAGCTGAGCTACACCGCCATGATAGGTACCTTTTAGGCACAAAATCTATAATACCGAGAAAGAATTATCTTGTCAATACAGTCCCGTAAAGATTTTGTCAAAATCCCCTCAAGTCTATCCTGGCAAGTGTTCTTACCCGAAATCCAAAAGAGCGAGATGGGAAATCCTGCATGTTTTTACCGGAATCGATAGAAAGGCGTCGAAACTTTCTTGGAATACATTCCCTCATTTTGACAAAGTTTTAAGCTTGTACCATTTATACTGAACAAAAAAGAAATGGGGAGTGTTTTATACATGGGGAAAGCCGACCAATCGATCATCGAACCTGTTCACAATGTAGACATTGGGCATACCAAAGTGGAACTATCCAAAGGGATCAAGTCACTTTATGCGAAACTTGAGTGGCTGTTTGTAGAAAAGGGCATTGCTCTTTTCGTCATCGGGTTTTTATTGGGGAGAGCGTTGATCCTGTCCCATTTAACGCCGTTTGCTTTGCCGTTTTTCGCGTCAGTCTACCTGATTCGGAGAGAGAAGTCTCCCATTGCACTCATTGGTTTGCTTGCAGGGGCTTTGACATTGTCTCTCCCCAGTATCAGTTATACGTTCGGAAGTGCGGTAATATTCCTGTTGGCGTTTCGATTAACACAGAAATATCATAAGAATAATGTGAAGGTCGTCGCTTTCTACGTCTTTTTCACGGTCATGATTGCCAAGCTTGGGTTCGATTATATCCAGCAGGGACAAGCCTTGACGATTTATAACGGGGTCATGGCACTGATAGAGGCGAGCTTGGCTTTTCTTCTCACCTATATTTTTATTCAAAGTATCCCACTGGTGACCGTTCAGCGAAGGCGGAGGTCACTGAAAACCGAAGAAGTGGTCAGCTTGATCATCCTCCTTGCTTCGATCATGACGGGGACAATCGGTTGGTCGGTGTATAATCTTTCCGTTGAACATGTGTTATCAAGATATCTCGTACTTTTGTTCTCCTTTATTGCAGGGGCGACTGTCGGTTCGACTGTCGGGGTTGTGACCGGACTGGTGTTCAGCCTTGCCAATGTTTCAAGCTTTTATCAAATGAGTTTGCTTGCTTTCTCTGGCCTTCTGGGCGGATTGATGAAGGAAGGGAAGAAATTCGGAGCGGCAATCGGTTTGTTGATCGCTACATTGCTGATGGGGATGTATGGAGATGCGGACACAGTCATGACAAAGACATTATATGAATCGGGGGTAGCGATATTATTATTATTCCTGACGCCTCAAAGTTTAACATCCCAGATTGCCAAACATATTCCGGGCACAGCAGAATACCAGCAGGAACAGCAAGGGTATATGCGGAGGGTGAGAGATGTGACAGCCAATCGGGTCACACAATTCTCCTCTGTTTTTCAAGCGTTGTCCAACAGCTTTCAACAAATAGAAGATCGATTTGAAGAGGAGGAAGAGAAGGAGTTTGATTATTTCTTAAGCAATGTGACGGAGAAGACGTGCCAGACATGCTTCAAGAAAGATCAGTGCTGGTCCCGGAATTTTGATAAAACCTATAATCTGATGAAAGATGTGATGACCGAGTATGATCAGGGACGCGTCCCTCTTTCCCCGAAGCTTAATAGAGAAGTAGAGAAGCATTGTACGAGGGAGAAAAAGCTGAAAGAGACGATTTATCAGGAGCTCACCTTTTATCAGGCCAATCTTAAGTTGAAGAAGCAGGTCCAGGAAAGCAGGAGGCTTGTGGCAGATCAGCTGCTCGGGGTATCAGAAGTGATGGGGAACTTTGCGAAGGAAATCCAGAGAGAAAGGGAAAATCATCATCTCCAGGAAGAACAAATCCTGTCGAGTATCGGAGAATTCGGGATCGAAATTGAAAACATCGAAATATACAATCTGGAACAAGGGAATG
The nucleotide sequence above comes from Bacillus sp. KH172YL63. Encoded proteins:
- a CDS encoding RNA-binding S4 domain-containing protein, encoding MRLDKFLKVSRLIKRRTLAKEIADQGRISINGLQAKASSNVKVGDELSVRFGQKIMRVKIERLLETTKKEEASGLYSVLSEERVQEETE
- the yabP gene encoding sporulation protein YabP, encoding MNQYYEGSKDKPTFQEHDVMMRGRKLLDITGVKQVESFDNEEFLLETVMGFLSVRGQNLQMKNLDVDKGIVSIKGKVFDLVYLDEQNGEKAKGFFSKLFR
- the yabQ gene encoding spore cortex biosynthesis protein YabQ, which produces MTLSVQFYTMLSMIGMGALFGASLDTYSRFLNRSERKRWLVFVNDILFWILQALSIFYILFVVNFGEIRFYIFLALLCGFAGYQALIKQYYLSFLGRVIQFFISLYNFGVKMVKNLVYSPIKWMVVLLITLVLSVGKGLLSVILFILRVILKVGQWAIKLVTAPIWWILKGIWNLLPKNLTKRVEKLYNRMAGIYQDVIKKVYRVVKRFNKKPKD
- a CDS encoding FtsB family cell division protein; the encoded protein is MRKNVTSMENEYVRHQEHMHKSSSKRKKRLVRRLAVFFVLVVAICGFLISTLISRAQVLEAKQTEKVQLEKKLEHLKDKQSALEEEIVKLNDDEYIAKLARRDYFLSNEGEIIFNIPESDKEKEEEVSY
- a CDS encoding S1 domain-containing RNA-binding protein, producing MSIEVGSKLQGKVTGITNFGAFVELAEGSTGLVHISEVADNYVKDINEHLKVGDEVTVKVINVEKDGKIGLSIRKAKEQPQRPQRPQRPQRPRNNTKPNDTRTKESFEQKMARFLKDSEDRLSSLKKNTESRRGGKGAKKG
- a CDS encoding DinB family protein, with the translated sequence MKKEQIIDHHESFKMWLNELNLVNEEDWYQAMEEDKWSVAANVAHIIKWDQYSLKEILPHASEGAELSPFPDFQLFNGEAESYAHHVAGQADLIQEGVEARDKLIDYINSLSEEDFHRSFKVGDQSFTLEEYFEDFIGHDKHHQEQIEQVVSVEKA
- the spoIIE gene encoding stage II sporulation protein E produces the protein MGKADQSIIEPVHNVDIGHTKVELSKGIKSLYAKLEWLFVEKGIALFVIGFLLGRALILSHLTPFALPFFASVYLIRREKSPIALIGLLAGALTLSLPSISYTFGSAVIFLLAFRLTQKYHKNNVKVVAFYVFFTVMIAKLGFDYIQQGQALTIYNGVMALIEASLAFLLTYIFIQSIPLVTVQRRRRSLKTEEVVSLIILLASIMTGTIGWSVYNLSVEHVLSRYLVLLFSFIAGATVGSTVGVVTGLVFSLANVSSFYQMSLLAFSGLLGGLMKEGKKFGAAIGLLIATLLMGMYGDADTVMTKTLYESGVAILLLFLTPQSLTSQIAKHIPGTAEYQQEQQGYMRRVRDVTANRVTQFSSVFQALSNSFQQIEDRFEEEEEKEFDYFLSNVTEKTCQTCFKKDQCWSRNFDKTYNLMKDVMTEYDQGRVPLSPKLNREVEKHCTREKKLKETIYQELTFYQANLKLKKQVQESRRLVADQLLGVSEVMGNFAKEIQRERENHHLQEEQILSSIGEFGIEIENIEIYNLEQGNVDIEMTMPYCGGHGQGEKLIAPMLSDILGENIIVQNEECAQFPNGQCHVTFQSAKKYVVDTGASHAAKGGGLVSGDSYSMIELGRGKYAVAISDGMGNGERAHYESNETLRLLKKILESGIEEEVAIKSINSILSLRTNDEIFSTLDLAMIDLQNASSRFLKIGSTPSFIKRGENIMKVEASNLPMGMLQQDFEVDVVSEQLKAGDLLIMMSDGAFEGPKHVENYDVWMKRKIKELQTEDPQEVADILMEEVIRSSSGLIEDDMTIVVSKIRHNIPKWSSIPVQKSKTKDKKRIS